Below is a genomic region from Pseudomonas svalbardensis.
ACGTACCAGAGAGAGCAGCATCGCCATGGCATGGTCGGCGACTGAAGAGGCATTGACTCCGGCGCCATTGGTGACCGTAATGCCCCGGTTGGCGGCGGCTTGCAGGTCGACGTGTTCGTAGCCGGCGCCGATCACGCAGATGATCTTGAGGTTGGGCAGGTCGGCGATTTCGTCGGCATACAGGCCCAATGGGCCGCGGGTCAGCACCGCATCGATCTGCGCGCCATGGCGTGTGATGGCATCGGCGCGCTCGGCAGGTGTGGGAGCCAGAATCAGGTGAAAACCCTGATGTTCGAGAATCGGCAGGTACTCATTGATGGTTTCAACCAGTACCAGAACGGTTGCAGGCATGCTGGGCTCCTGTGGGCATCGGAAAGTCGGGGCTCGAAAGTGGCTTCAAAACGTTGCTTCAAATGGCTGATTCCGCAACGGTTTGGCATTTACCAAAGATAGCAGGCTTGTGGCCTGCGACCTCAGTGTAGAAGCGTTCCGTAGCGCCTACACATCCACGGTGTTCAACACCTTTGCGAAGGCGCCGTTCAACGTCGCGGCGTCGCGGGTGTGTCAACGGCCGTGTCCGAGGTGAGAAATGTCCGGGCTGCGTCGAGAATTTCATCGGACAAGGCGTCACCACGGGTGGCGCGGGCCAGGGTCAGGGCGCCGACCATCAGCGAATAGTCCACCAACGCTTTTTGCCGATTGGTTTCGGGCTGATCCGCGCCCATCAGCGGTGCCAGCATCTGCAACAATGCCTCCAGCCCTTGGGTGTAGGTCTGGTGCAATCCGCTTTCAGCGGTTTCATGACACATGTCGCCGGCAAATGCGGTCACCGGGCAGCTTTCGCCTGGATTATCGCGATTGGCCGCGGACAGGTAGGGCGCGATGATGCTCTCGCGAGCCGAGAGACTGTCGTCGTTATCCTCTATTTTCTGCTTCCAGCGTTCCATCGATTGGGTGAACGCCCGGCTGCACGCCTCTTGCGCCAGCGCTTCCCTGGATTCGAAGTGACCATAGAACCCGCCATGGGTGAGGCCGGCCGCGCCCATCACATCGACGACACTGATCCCGTGCAGGCCGCG
It encodes:
- a CDS encoding TetR/AcrR family transcriptional regulator — protein: MPRVSRKQAELNREIIVEAATRLFRERGLHGISVVDVMGAAGLTHGGFYGHFESREALAQEACSRAFTQSMERWKQKIEDNDDSLSARESIIAPYLSAANRDNPGESCPVTAFAGDMCHETAESGLHQTYTQGLEALLQMLAPLMGADQPETNRQKALVDYSLMVGALTLARATRGDALSDEILDAARTFLTSDTAVDTPATPRR